One stretch of Suricata suricatta isolate VVHF042 chromosome 13, meerkat_22Aug2017_6uvM2_HiC, whole genome shotgun sequence DNA includes these proteins:
- the RFK gene encoding riboflavin kinase — protein MRHLPYFCRGQVVRGFGRGSKQLGIPTANFPEQVVDSLPADVSTGIYYGWASVGSGDVHKMVVSIGWNPYYKNTKKSMETHIMHTFEEDFYGEILNVAIVGYLRPEKNFDSLESLISAIQGDIEEAKKRLDLPEHLKLKEDNFFRVPKSKMMNGH, from the exons ATGAGGCACCTGCCGTACTTCTGTCGCGGCCAGGTGGTGCGGGGCTTCGGCCGCGGCTCCAAGCAGCTGGGCATCCCTACAG CCAACTTTCCCGAACAGGTCGTGGACAGTCTTCCAGCTGATGTATCCACTGGCATTTATTACGGTTGGGCCAGTGTCGGAAGTGGGGATGTTCATAAGATGGTGGTGAGCATAGGATGGAACCCAtactacaaaaatacaaaaaagtccATG GAAACCCATATCATGCATACCTTCGAAGAGGACTTCTATGGGGAAATCCTCAACGTGGCCATCGTCGGCTACCTCAGACCTGAAAAGAACTTTGATTCTTTAG AGTCCCTCATTTCAGCAATTCAAGGGGATATTGAGGAAGCCAAGAAACGACTAGATTTACCAGAACATTTGAAACTCAAAGAAGATAATTTCTTCCGGGTTCCTAAAAGCAAAATGATGAATGGCCACTGA